One part of the Rhodococcus oxybenzonivorans genome encodes these proteins:
- a CDS encoding PPOX class F420-dependent oxidoreductase, with protein sequence MPFTDDELAYLSTQRLGRLATVQPDGTLQVSPVGFHYNPTTSTIDIQGYRMAASRKFRNVADNGRVAFVVDDVPSVDPWRVRCVEIRGRGEAIDADAAQTQGLGGPTIRIHPRRIISFGLGAEDQDVHQMVSNARDV encoded by the coding sequence ATGCCTTTCACAGACGACGAACTCGCGTACCTGTCCACCCAGCGCCTCGGACGCCTCGCGACGGTCCAGCCCGACGGGACCTTGCAGGTCAGCCCTGTCGGCTTCCACTACAACCCCACGACGTCGACGATCGACATCCAGGGCTACCGCATGGCGGCGAGCCGGAAGTTCCGCAACGTCGCCGACAACGGGCGGGTGGCCTTCGTGGTAGATGATGTTCCTTCCGTCGATCCGTGGCGGGTGCGGTGCGTCGAGATCCGCGGCCGGGGGGAGGCGATCGACGCGGACGCTGCGCAGACGCAGGGCCTCGGTGGCCCGACGATTCGTATCCATCCGCGTCGCATCATCAGCTTCGGTCTCGGCGCCGAAGACCAGGACGTGCATCAGATGGTCTCGAACGCCCGCGACGTGTAG